From one Sesamum indicum cultivar Zhongzhi No. 13 linkage group LG13, S_indicum_v1.0, whole genome shotgun sequence genomic stretch:
- the LOC105176036 gene encoding lipid phosphate phosphatase 2-like translates to MRENQFIGHTIRSHGSKLARVHRHDWLILLLLVAMDVGLNVIEPFHRYVSAELMTDLKYPFKKDTVPMWAVPIYAVILPITVFLVYYYYRRDVYDLHHAVLGLAYSLLVTAIITDSIKDAVGRPRPNFFYRCFPDGTPIFDPNDGNVLCTGDKKVIKEGYKSFPSGHSSWSFAGLGFLALYLSGKIRVFDRNGHAAKLCVVLLPYLCAALVAVSRVDDYWHHWTDVFAGSILGAVVSLICYLQFFPSPHSLNGWATHALNKLMAEAASQQDLNTLESGSIKT, encoded by the exons ATGAGGGAGAATCAATTCATCGGGCACACTATTAGATCTCATGGATCAAAGCTTGCGAGAGTGCATCGGCACGACTGGCTGATTCTGCTACTCCTTGTGGCGATGGATGTTGGTCTCAATGTGATAGAACCGTTCCATCGTTATGTCAGTGCAGAGCTGATGACCGATCTGAAATACCCTTTTAAGAAAGACACTGTGCCCATGTGGGCTGTTCCG ATATATGCAGTAATCTTGCCCATTACCGTATTTCTGGTATATTACTACTACAGAAGGGATGTTTATGATTTACACCATGCTGTACTTG GCCTTGCATATTCGCTTCTAGTAACAGCAATAATAACCGATTCAATAAAAGATGCCGTCGGAAGACCTCGCCCTAACTTTTTCTACAGGTGTTTTCCGGACGGTACACCT ATATTTGATCCTAATGATGGCAATGTCTTGTGTACTGGTGATAAGAAGGTTATAAAGGAAGGATATAAAAGCTTTCCCAGCGGCCACTCTTCAT GGTCCTTTGCCGGTCTGGGCTTCCTGGCTTTGTACTTGTCTGGGAAGATCAGAGTGTTCGACAGAAACGGGCACGCAGCCAAACTTTGCGTTGTTCTTTTGCCGTATCTGTGTGCTGCTCTTGTGGCTGTTTCTCGTGTGGACGACTATTGGCATCATTGGACTGATGTGTTTGCTGGATCTATCTTAG GCGCGGTGGTCTCTCTTATCTGCTACCTACAATTCTTCCCATCTCCACATTCCCTCAACG GTTGGGCAACTCATGCCCTAAACAAACTCATGGCAGAAGCTGCGTCCCAGCAAGATTTGAACACTTTGGAGAGTGGCAGCATCAAGACTTGA
- the LOC105176037 gene encoding uncharacterized protein LOC105176037 — protein MDPPPSCLHPHPATISTSANHPDSANSSPRSRPDAWDHDHHLPPVPGAKLRLMCSYGGHIIPRPHDKSLCYVGGDTRIVVVDRHSSLAELHSRLSHILLNGRHFSLKYQLPNEDLDSLISLSTDEDLENMIEEYDRTNAASPLKSSRLRLFLFPSKPETAASMGSLLDDAKSETWFVDALNGAGLLPRGLSESAAMDTLLELDHGMVNSDSCADLEAQSESNKQAVPKSSAQEVVLDSPHVAETSSSFGSSSSTPSMANLPPIKVRVEDYQMVGLDEQFSHVNIASQPLACHNAVVRTSGGMNSSAAGAGGGENLSRVMCDDEKSEKSDHGTVPPTGLRKPPLPLQMVQRKLVDIHNLPSPDSKHAGGYNLPSPDSVASDCSIASAGSLSKHTIYQDANLIPVNRESRVPTPVIDQKMSNTQEPTSQISADSLSIPPSNQNQQFIHPAPSPHYIQHPPPALPMSTSYYPVYLHPQTQQSVQHQADQQYPMYLLPPLNQTPPCYDASVVASSRPLTPPPNNMVPYKETVSTLYPTKPEMAANMYQTAGAGPTPLLVQVPTHQFQQQFVGLSQIPATPQSGAVSAASAVVPNYGYEYTHHMQDQMYYAQHLAASAAPPPPPQYQTMTPATAIMLSQAQTQLAADSAAQQS, from the exons ATGGATCCACCGCCCTCCTGCCTGCATCCTCACCCCGCCACCATCTCCACCTCCGCAAACCACCCCGACTCCGCCAATTCTTCCCCTCGCTCCCGCCCCGACGCCTGGGATCATGACCACCATCTCCCACCCGTTCCTGGCGCCAAGCTCCGCCTCATGTGCAGCTACGGCGGTCACATCATACCCCGCCCCCACGACAAGTCCCTTTGCTACGTCGGTGGCGACACCCGCATTGTGGTGGTCGACCGCCACTCCTCCCTTGCCGAGCTCCACTCCCGCCTCTCCCATATTCTCCTCAATGGCCGCCACTTCTCCCTCAAATACCAGCTACCCAATGAAGATCTCGACTCTCTGATATCACTCTCCACCGACGAAGATCTCGAGAACATGATCGAGGAGTATGATCGCACTAACGCTGCCTCGCCGTTGAAATCTTCCCGCCTCCGCTTGTTCCTCTTCCCTTCCAAGCCTGAAACCGCCGCCTCGATGGGCTCTTTGCTCGACGATGCCAAGTCGGAGACCTGGTTCGTTGATGCGTTAAACGGTGCTGGTTTGCTGCCCAGAGGACTCTCCGAGTCTGCGGCTATGGATACATTGCTTGAACTCGACCATGGCATGGTGAATAGCGATTCTTGCGCGGATCTCGAGGCTCAGAGCGAGTCCAACAAGCAGGCTGTGCCCAAGAGCAGTGCTCAAGAAGTTGTGCTGGATTCGCCGCATGTGGCGGAGACGAGTTCTTCCTTTGGGTCGAGTTCTTCGACGCCATCAATGGCGAATTTGCCGCCGATTAAGGTTAGAGTTGAAGATTATCAGATGGTTGGGCTGGATGAACAGTTCTCACATGTGAATATTGCTTCCCAACCTCTTGCTTGTCATAATGCCGTCGTGAGAACAAGTGGGGGGATGAACTCTTCCGCCGCCGGTGCTGGTGGTGGAGAAAATCTGAGTCGGGTTATGTGTGATGATGAGAAATCGGAGAAATCAGATCACGGAACGGTACCGCCGACGGGACTGCGGAAACCGCCATTGCCGCTGCAGATGGTGCAGAGGAAGCTTGttgatattcataatttgCCGTCGCCTGATTCCAAGCATGCTGGAGGCTACAACTTGCCGTCGCCGGACTCTGTCGCAAG TGATTGCAGCATCGCGTCTGCTGGATCCCTATCGAAACACACAATCTACCAAGACGCAAATCTAATACCTGTGAATCGAGAAAGCCGAGTTCCCACTCCTGTAATTGATCAAAAGATGAGCAATACTCAGGAGCCCACCTCTCAGATTTCAGCTGATTCCCTCTCAATCCCACCTTCGAACCAAAATCAACAATTCATTCATCCAGCTCCAAGCCCACACTACATCCAGCACCCTCCGCCTGCCCTGCCTATGTCGACGTCATACTATCCCGTGTATCTGCACCCACAGACACAGCAATCCGTTCAACACCAAGCTGATCAGCAGTATCCCATGTACCTGTTGCCTCCGCTTAATCAGACTCCGCCCTGCTACGATGCTTCAGTTGTCGCCTCAAGCCGGCCGTTAACGCCGCCTCCCAATAATATGGTACCCTACAAGGAAACTGTTTCGACCCTTTATCCAACCAAGCCTGAAATGGCAGCAAATATGTACCAGACGGCTGGGGCAGGCCCCACGCCGCTGTTGGTTCAAGTTCCGACTCATCAGTTTCAGCAGCAGTTTGTCGGTCTTTCTCAAATCCCGGCTACACCACAGTCCGGTGCTGTATCTGCTGCTTCTGCTGTCGTTCCAAATTATGGGTACGAATATACTCATCATATGCAAGATCAGATGTACTATGCTCAGCATCTGGCTGCATCAGCGGcaccacctcctcctcctcagTACCAAACTATGACTCCAGCTACTGCAATCATGTTATCTCAAGCTCAAACTCAGCTGGCTGCAGACAGCGCTGCACAACAATCATGA